One stretch of Candidatus Zixiibacteriota bacterium DNA includes these proteins:
- a CDS encoding T9SS type A sorting domain-containing protein, producing the protein MNCRFIKVLTKSLIILCWLFPQAVLSQAPDTLWMRLIGGPNVDAAYSAVQTSDGGHVIVGYTYAHPDSNSELYVVRTDSYGVVDWEKIYGGSGDNWANSVDETSDGGYIIAGGTTSSGGEDSDIYLLKIDTAGRIIWESTIGGEFDEDALSVCQTSDGGYIMTGWTNSFGAGEDDVYIVKTDSEGDTLWTKTFGYIFCDKAMSIIETTDGCYAAIGGTGYWGYYPTNAYLIKLDADGDSLWTRTYGGSWSDAGGAIIEASDGGYIFLGWTLSFNVEGHDFYLVKVDSSGEQEFYRTYGGNEMDVGRSISLTSDGGYLLTGYTYSFGGWMDIYVIRTDSLGDTLWTDVIGGAGYDQGCFGYQCYDGGYIVGGSTQSFNARECDILLAKYASDQTAIDRDIEFIAANEYSLYQNYPNPFNETTTISFSINTNRHVSLKVYDLLGREAASLFDEDLPAGLYKTSVNASALASGIYIYSLQIDDYRESKMMTLLK; encoded by the coding sequence ATGAATTGCCGATTTATTAAAGTATTAACTAAATCATTGATAATATTATGCTGGTTGTTTCCTCAAGCTGTTCTAAGTCAGGCTCCTGATACTTTATGGATGCGATTGATAGGCGGACCTAATGTTGATGCCGCATATTCAGCTGTTCAGACATCGGATGGCGGACATGTAATAGTCGGTTATACCTATGCTCACCCAGACAGCAATAGCGAATTATATGTTGTAAGAACCGATTCTTACGGAGTAGTTGATTGGGAGAAAATTTACGGCGGGTCTGGCGATAATTGGGCTAACTCGGTTGATGAGACCTCGGATGGCGGCTATATTATCGCAGGCGGGACGACATCTTCCGGCGGGGAGGACAGCGATATTTATCTGCTTAAAATTGACACGGCTGGCAGAATTATCTGGGAAAGCACAATCGGCGGCGAATTCGACGAGGACGCCCTTAGCGTATGTCAAACATCGGATGGCGGCTATATAATGACCGGTTGGACAAACTCCTTCGGGGCGGGCGAGGATGATGTTTATATAGTTAAAACCGATTCTGAGGGCGACACTCTCTGGACTAAAACATTTGGCTATATCTTTTGCGATAAAGCGATGTCGATTATTGAGACAACTGACGGCTGTTATGCCGCGATAGGCGGAACCGGCTACTGGGGTTATTATCCCACTAATGCCTACCTGATAAAACTTGATGCCGATGGCGACTCGCTTTGGACTCGAACCTATGGCGGCTCTTGGTCGGATGCGGGCGGTGCCATAATTGAAGCTTCCGACGGCGGCTATATTTTTCTTGGCTGGACTCTTTCATTTAATGTTGAGGGACATGATTTTTACTTAGTGAAAGTTGATTCAAGCGGCGAACAGGAATTTTACAGAACTTACGGCGGTAATGAAATGGATGTTGGCCGCTCGATTTCGCTAACCTCCGATGGCGGTTATCTTCTGACCGGCTACACATACTCATTCGGCGGTTGGATGGACATTTATGTTATAAGGACAGACAGCTTAGGCGATACACTCTGGACCGACGTTATAGGCGGCGCGGGATATGACCAAGGCTGTTTTGGCTATCAGTGTTATGACGGCGGCTATATTGTCGGCGGCAGCACGCAATCATTCAATGCCAGAGAGTGCGATATTTTGCTGGCTAAGTATGCTTCCGATCAAACCGCTATCGATAGAGATATCGAGTTTATTGCTGCCAATGAGTATTCGCTCTACCAGAACTATCCGAATCCTTTTAATGAGACTACGACGATTTCATTTTCGATTAATACTAACCGGCATGTATCGCTTAAGGTTTATGATTTGCTCGGCCGCGAGGCTGCCAGCCTTTTTGATGAGGACCTTCCTGCGGGGTTGTACAAAACGTCGGTGAATGCCTCCGCTCTTGCCAGCGGTATTTATATTTATAGCCTGCAGATTGATGATTATAGAGAATCGAAGATGATGACTCTGCTTAAATAG
- the recD gene encoding exodeoxyribonuclease V subunit alpha, producing MSIEQINKIKTSGLFSEIDIHFAKFISELSGGGHPSVALAAAMISSHTQNKHICLDLTMAAGKHIANQGNLPEPIICPGLPEWLAELKSSPVVGKPGDFKPLILDNKARLYLYRYHNYETKFALALERRAEETNANTNIQLLQDGLNRLFPQTDKDIINWQKAASLTAVMKKLCVITGGPGTGKTSTVVGIMSLLLEQDNTARIALTAPTGKACARMQESIIEIMQLLKCSDTIKKLLPAKTSTVHRLLGAIPNSPYFRYNEHNQLPYDAVIIDEASMVDLALMSKLVDAIPSTARLIILGDKDQLASVEAGSVFGDICGKSDSFEHSKNFYRMYENVTGDKIKITPSNKNTPAISDCLICLQKNYRFGSDSGIGIVSQYINYGDADSAIDTIENERYDDIELLGLPHPDDILAAIESAALRGYKDYLKEQEPIKALALFNRFRVLCAIRKGPYGINSLNRYIEKILTAKKLIKPDSEWYIGRPVMVAKNDYALKLFNGDIGIILPDREKNNERRAFFLDETGKLRNISPIRLPQHETVYAMTVHKSQGSEFDEVLLILPDKESPVVARELLYTAITRSKKKAVVWSPESIFRAGVSHRTKRTSGLADLLWQ from the coding sequence ATGAGTATCGAGCAGATAAATAAAATTAAGACAAGCGGCTTGTTTTCGGAAATTGATATCCATTTCGCTAAGTTTATTTCCGAACTCTCAGGCGGCGGTCATCCGAGTGTTGCTCTGGCGGCGGCTATGATTAGCAGCCATACGCAAAACAAGCATATCTGCCTCGACTTAACTATGGCGGCAGGCAAACATATCGCCAATCAGGGCAACCTGCCGGAACCGATTATCTGTCCCGGCTTGCCTGAATGGCTTGCCGAATTAAAAAGCAGTCCCGTCGTTGGCAAACCAGGTGATTTTAAGCCGCTTATCCTCGATAATAAAGCGCGCTTATATCTTTATCGTTATCACAACTATGAAACGAAATTTGCCTTAGCCTTAGAAAGGCGCGCGGAGGAAACAAATGCCAATACAAATATTCAGCTTTTACAAGATGGCTTAAACCGCCTCTTTCCACAGACCGATAAAGATATAATTAACTGGCAAAAAGCCGCCTCATTAACAGCGGTTATGAAAAAGCTATGCGTGATAACCGGCGGTCCGGGAACCGGAAAAACCTCGACCGTAGTGGGAATCATGTCGCTTTTGCTGGAACAGGATAATACCGCCAGAATCGCCCTTACTGCGCCAACCGGCAAAGCCTGCGCCCGCATGCAGGAATCAATTATTGAGATAATGCAATTATTGAAATGTTCTGATACAATAAAAAAACTGCTGCCGGCAAAAACCTCGACTGTTCATCGGCTTCTTGGCGCTATTCCCAACTCGCCCTATTTCCGATATAACGAGCATAACCAGCTTCCCTATGACGCCGTAATAATCGATGAAGCCTCGATGGTTGATTTAGCTTTGATGTCCAAACTTGTTGACGCCATTCCTTCAACGGCTCGATTGATTATACTTGGCGATAAAGACCAACTGGCATCGGTCGAGGCCGGCTCGGTGTTTGGCGATATCTGCGGCAAAAGCGATTCCTTTGAGCATTCTAAAAATTTCTATCGAATGTATGAAAATGTTACTGGAGATAAAATTAAGATAACTCCATCTAATAAGAATACGCCCGCTATTTCAGATTGTCTTATCTGCCTGCAAAAAAATTACCGATTTGGTTCAGACAGCGGAATCGGCATTGTCAGCCAATACATTAATTATGGCGACGCCGACAGCGCCATTGATACCATCGAGAATGAACGATATGATGATATTGAACTGTTGGGTTTGCCGCATCCGGATGATATTTTAGCGGCTATAGAAAGCGCTGCCTTGCGAGGATATAAAGATTACCTTAAAGAACAGGAGCCGATAAAAGCGTTGGCGTTGTTCAATCGGTTCAGGGTATTATGTGCTATTAGGAAAGGACCCTATGGAATAAATTCCCTAAACCGATATATCGAGAAAATACTAACCGCCAAAAAACTTATTAAGCCGGATTCGGAATGGTATATAGGCCGTCCGGTGATGGTTGCTAAAAATGATTATGCCTTAAAATTATTCAACGGCGATATCGGAATTATTCTTCCTGATAGAGAAAAAAACAATGAACGCCGCGCTTTCTTCTTGGATGAGACCGGCAAATTACGGAATATTTCCCCAATCCGGCTGCCTCAGCATGAGACAGTTTACGCGATGACAGTCCACAAAAGCCAAGGTTCGGAATTCGATGAGGTTCTGTTAATCCTGCCGGATAAGGAATCTCCGGTGGTTGCCAGAGAATTGCTTTATACTGCGATAACACGATCGAAAAAGAAGGCTGTGGTCTGGTCTCCCGAAAGCATATTTCGCGCCGGCGTCTCACATCGAACTAAAAGAACATCAGGCTTAGCCGATTTGCTCTGGCAATAA